GGCAGAGGCCCTCGCGCTCGCCGACGCGGAGGGTTTCGACGTCGCGATCGTGGACGTGAAGCTGCCCGACGTCAGCGGCGTCGACCTCATCGGCCCGCTCCGCGAGCGCGCCCCGTTCTCGGAGGTCGTGCTCGTCACCGGCTTCGCCACGCTCGACGCGGCCATGGGCGCGCTTCGCGGAGGCGCGTTCGCGTTCGTGCTCAAGTCGTTCCGTCCCGAGGAGCTGCTCGCGACCGTCGAGCAGGCGTTCGCGAAGGTGGCCTTGAAGCGGGAGCGCGACGAGCTCGAGCGCCGCTACCGGGATCTCGTCGAGCTCACGAGCGTGCTCTTCGTAGCGCTCGACGGGGACGACCGCGTGTCGCTGCTCAATCGCCGCGCGGCGACGCTAGCCGGCGTGTCTCCCGACGAGGCGCTCGGGAAGCCGCTCGTCGAGCTCTGGATCACGTCCGAGGGCCGCGTCCGCCTGCAGGAGGGCCTCGCCCGCGCGCGGGCGGGTACCGAGGCCTGGATGGACGGCGAGGCGCGCCGCGCTCGCGCGCTGGAGGTGGTGACCGGATTCGGCCCGACGAGCGAGCTCGACACGACCCGAACGCGCGTCCGCTGGCACCTGTCGCGCGGCGAGGACTCGATGGTCTACGCGATCGGCATCGACGTGACCGAGCGGCTCGCCCTCGAGAAGCGCGCCGCGGACGCCGAGGCGCTGTCCGCCATGGGCGCGCTCGCGCTGAACCTCGCCCACGAAATCCGCAACCCGTTGAACGCCGCGCTCCTGCAGCTGCACCTGCTCGGCCGCGACGTAGGGAAGGTCGCGGCCGACGACGAGCAGCGCGCGGGCCTGCGCACGCGGGCCGCGATCGTCGGCTCCGAGATCGGGCGGCTCAACCGGCTGCTCACCGAGTTCCTCGAGCTCGCGCGCCCGCGGGGCATCGCGCGTGAGCCCGTGCACATGCCGACTGTGCTCGACGAGGTGCTCGCCCTGGAGCGTGAGTCCGCCGAAGCTCGCGGCGTGACGTTCGTCCGTGAGGTGCCGCGCGACGGGGCCGTCGCCCTCGGCGACGCCGAGAAGCTGAAGCAGGTCCTCGTGAACCTCGTGGTCAACGCGCTCGAGGCGATGAAGGGCGGGGGCACCGTCACCGCGCGCGTCGTCGTGTGCGACGACCGCGTCGAGACCTCGATCGTCGACACCGGGCAGGGCATCGAGAGCGAGGTGTTGGGCAGCGTGTTCGACGCGTTCTTCACCACAAAGGAGGCCGGCACGGGGCTCGGCCTCAGCATCGTGCGCAAGATCGTAGACCAGCACCGCGGGGACGTGCGGATCCACACCGAACGCGGCCGCGGCACCACGGTCACGGTGTCGGTGCCGCGAGCCGGGACCTGATCGATCGCGCGCTCTGGATCGACCGCGCGGGCTCGGGCGAGGTGAGCCCGGGCTCGCTCCGCACGAGCCGTCGCACCCCCGGCGCTTCAGCGCCCGGGCGGCTTGAGCGGGAGCACCGAAGAGGACAAGGGCGGGGGCGGGATCTTGCCCGACGGTCGCGCGTCCGGCGCGGCGTCGCCGGCCTCGATCGCGAGGAGCGCCATGAAGAGCCGATCCATCCCGAGCTCGAGGGCCGCTTCGCGGTGGAAGGTCTGCACGACGCGGATGAGGCGGAGCGAGGTCGACTTGCCGAGGTCGATCTCTCGCTCGAGGAACGCCTCGAACGACCCGAAGCCCTTCGCCTCGTAGAGGCGCTTCGCCTGAATGTCGCGCAGCACGAGGCCGATGTCGTAGAAGCCTTTGTTGAGGTTCTTCCGGAACCCCTTCACCGCGACGAGCTGGTTGTGCAGGTCGGAGATGCGCTGCTTGATGTCCTCGGCGCCCTGTGGCGTGCGGATGGTGGCGCGAGCGCTCCCGGGGAGCGGCGGCTCGGCGGCCCGGGCACGCGCCTCGGCGGCGTGTTTGGCGGCGTGGCGGGCAGCCCAGGGCGCGGCGCCGCGGAGTCCGAGCTTTCGCTTTGGGGAGTCCTTTTCCGCCTTGGTGGCCTTGGTGGCCTTGGTGGCCTTGCCCGCCTTGGCCTTGTCGGCGCTCTTCGGCTTCCCGGCCTTGTCGGCCTTCGCGCCCTTGGCGGCCCTCGCCGCCTTCTCCGGCTTGGCTTCGGCCTTCGCTTTTGCAGGCTTCTTCGTCGTCGCCATGGGGGTGCGCTCACTTCTCGAGGACGGCGCGCCGTCCGAAAGGAAAACCATGAACCGGGCGTCCATGGCCAGACAAGGGATTGGCAAGAAAGCCAATCCGAGAGCGCCCCCTGCGCCGAGAGCCCCGAGCCACCGGGCGCGCTGTCGTCTCGGCAGATAGCACCCTTTTCGCGACGGCGTAAAGAACCGTTGCATCAAAGGGCCATCGAGAAAGATAGTCTGGCGTGGCCACTCGCACGCCCCTCTCGACCAACGACGTGGCCCCGTGGCTCACCGCGCTCGGGAGAGACACCGAGGGCCTCCAGTTGGTCCCGGTGGAGGCTGGCACGGTCAACACGAGCAGCGTCGCCAGGCTGCGCTCGGGCGAATCGCTCTTCCTGCGACTCTACGAGCAGCAGGGGCTCACGGGCGCCGAGGCGGAGGCGCTCCTGCTCGGCGAGCTCTCGCGCCGCGGGGTGCCTACGCCTGCCCCGCTCGGGCGGTCGGGCTCGCCAGACATGTGCGTCGCCATCGCGAAGGGCAAGCCCCTCGTGGCGTTTCCTTTCATCCGTGGCGTCACGCTCCGCCAGTCGGAGGTCACGACGCGCCACGCGGCGCAGGTCGGTGAGGCCCTCGCGCGCCTCCACCTCGCGTCCGCCGGCCTCGCGCTCCCCGCGGACCGCTTCTCGGTCGCCGCGCTCATCGGGCTCACGCGGAGGTTCGGCGAGGTGGGCGACGACGAGGCGCGCGCGCTAGCGCCGTGGCTGGAGCAGGAGCTCGGTCTGGCCGACCGCGCGCGCGACGCGAGGCTGCCCCACGGGCTCATTCACGCCGATCTGTTCCGCGACAACGTGCTCTTCGACGGCGATCGCCTCGCCGCGCTGCTCGACTTCGAGAGCTGTCACGGTGGTGCTTTTGTGTATGATATCGCGGTTGTGCTGCAGTCTTGGTGCTACGGATCGAGCCTCGATCTCGACCTTGGGCGCGCCGTGCTCTCGGGGTACGAGTCTGTGAGGCGCCTCGACGAGGCCGAGTGGCGCGGGCTCTACGCCGAGAGCCGCTTCGCGTGTCTCCGCTTCCTGACGACCCGCATCGCGGACAAGACCGCGCGGCTCGGCAAGCATCCCCGACGCTTTCAAGACCGCCTCCGCGCGCTCGACGAGCTCGGCGCCGCGGGCATCATCGAGCGCGTTCGCCGATGAGCGACGCGCCCCGCCCCCGACGCCGGCCGACCGGGCTGGCGTGTGTCTTCGCGCTCGGCTTGGCGCTCGGCCTCGGCGCTCCGCGGCTCGCGTGGGCGGACAGCGACGACGACCCGCCGGAGCCCGAAGCGCCCGCCGCACCGGCGGCGACACCGTCGACACCGACGACGCCGACAGAGCCCCTCGCGCCAGCGCTCCCGGTGGTGGGCCTCTCACCGCCGTCCCAGGACCCGTACCTCGCGCGGGAGGCCCAGGTGGCGCCGACCTTCGTGTGGTTGCTGACGCAGTTCGTGCCGAGCCCCGAGCTCGTGGTCGGCTCCGAGGGAGCGCGCTTCGGCGTGCGGTGGAACGTGAGCCCGCTGCTCTACTCGTTCGGCATCCACCGCCGCCTCTCGCCATGGCGCGTCCTCGTGGTCGAGCCGGTGGTGCGCCACTCGGGCTCGATCGAGATCTTCGCGTCGCCAGAGTGGGTGGTTTACCGCGGAGGGACCACCCTGCTCGACCTCGGGGTCCGCTCGACGGTACCGCTGCTCCACCGCGGCGAGTACCTGAGCGCCTCGGTCGGCGTGGCCTACACTTCGTTCGAGGGGGTAGGCGCGGCGCGCTACGAGGCCGGGCTCTACACGGTGTTCGGCGTCTTCGGGGTCGTGGTGTCCGCGTCGCCGAACCTGGCGCTCGCGCCGGTGTCGACGGCCGTCACCCTCCGCCTGAGGTACTTCTGATGCGGCGCCTGGCGCTCGCGCTCCTGACCGCGCTCGCGCTGGCGCCTACGGGGTGCGCCGTCGTCCCTATCGCCACCAGGAACCTCGCGACGCTTGCCAGCACTCCCGCGCGTGTGCCGAACAAGATCGCCCACCCTCTGCGCACTGACGCGCGCCTCTCGGTGCTGTGGGTGGGCCACGCCACGGCGCTCGTGCAGCTCGACGACAAGGTGCTGCTCACCGATCCCGTGTTCACCGATACGGTGGGGCAGGTCTCGAAGCGCCTCGTCGAGCCAGGCCTCGAGCCGCGCGCGCTGCCGCCGGTGGACGCCGTGCTCATCTCCCACGTGCACGCC
This is a stretch of genomic DNA from Myxococcales bacterium. It encodes these proteins:
- a CDS encoding response regulator, coding for MSAPALPTLAALASSRTARGRVLIVDDNAELAGALEDVLSTARADDHSPRFQVVTATHGAEALALADAEGFDVAIVDVKLPDVSGVDLIGPLRERAPFSEVVLVTGFATLDAAMGALRGGAFAFVLKSFRPEELLATVEQAFAKVALKRERDELERRYRDLVELTSVLFVALDGDDRVSLLNRRAATLAGVSPDEALGKPLVELWITSEGRVRLQEGLARARAGTEAWMDGEARRARALEVVTGFGPTSELDTTRTRVRWHLSRGEDSMVYAIGIDVTERLALEKRAADAEALSAMGALALNLAHEIRNPLNAALLQLHLLGRDVGKVAADDEQRAGLRTRAAIVGSEIGRLNRLLTEFLELARPRGIAREPVHMPTVLDEVLALERESAEARGVTFVREVPRDGAVALGDAEKLKQVLVNLVVNALEAMKGGGTVTARVVVCDDRVETSIVDTGQGIESEVLGSVFDAFFTTKEAGTGLGLSIVRKIVDQHRGDVRIHTERGRGTTVTVSVPRAGT
- a CDS encoding homoserine kinase yields the protein MATRTPLSTNDVAPWLTALGRDTEGLQLVPVEAGTVNTSSVARLRSGESLFLRLYEQQGLTGAEAEALLLGELSRRGVPTPAPLGRSGSPDMCVAIAKGKPLVAFPFIRGVTLRQSEVTTRHAAQVGEALARLHLASAGLALPADRFSVAALIGLTRRFGEVGDDEARALAPWLEQELGLADRARDARLPHGLIHADLFRDNVLFDGDRLAALLDFESCHGGAFVYDIAVVLQSWCYGSSLDLDLGRAVLSGYESVRRLDEAEWRGLYAESRFACLRFLTTRIADKTARLGKHPRRFQDRLRALDELGAAGIIERVRR